Proteins encoded together in one Pseudomonas sp. ADAK13 window:
- a CDS encoding SDR family oxidoreductase, producing the protein MQAQPLSLPPVPEPTYGERLKHKVVVITGAAQGIGEAIVACFQAQQARLVIGDIQGEKVEQVAAHWRERGAEIYAQPVDITSKDQWRALVDVAIERFGRVDVLVNCAGVNVFRDPLEMTDEDWRRCFAIDLDGAWYGCRTVLPHMIEQGIGNIINIASTHSSHIIPGCFPYPVAKHGLLGLTRALGIEYAPKGIRVNAIAPGYIETQLNVDYWNGFADPHAERQRAFDLHPPKRIGQPIEVAMTALFLATDEAPFINATCLMIDGGRSVMYHD; encoded by the coding sequence ATGCAGGCACAACCGTTGTCGTTACCTCCGGTGCCCGAGCCGACTTACGGCGAGCGACTGAAGCACAAAGTCGTGGTCATCACCGGCGCTGCCCAGGGCATTGGCGAGGCCATCGTGGCTTGCTTCCAGGCCCAGCAGGCGCGGCTGGTGATCGGTGATATCCAGGGCGAGAAGGTCGAGCAAGTCGCCGCCCATTGGCGCGAACGCGGCGCCGAGATCTACGCACAACCCGTCGATATCACCTCCAAGGACCAATGGCGCGCCCTGGTGGACGTGGCCATTGAACGCTTTGGTCGCGTGGACGTGCTGGTCAACTGCGCCGGCGTCAACGTGTTCCGTGACCCACTGGAAATGACCGACGAAGACTGGCGCCGCTGCTTCGCCATCGACCTCGACGGCGCCTGGTACGGCTGCCGCACTGTGTTGCCGCACATGATCGAGCAGGGCATCGGCAACATCATCAACATCGCCTCTACCCACTCCAGCCACATCATTCCCGGTTGCTTTCCGTATCCGGTGGCCAAGCACGGGCTACTCGGGCTGACCCGTGCCCTGGGCATTGAATACGCGCCCAAGGGCATCCGCGTGAATGCCATTGCGCCGGGCTATATCGAAACCCAACTCAACGTCGATTACTGGAACGGCTTTGCCGACCCCCACGCCGAGCGTCAGCGCGCCTTCGACCTGCACCCGCCCAAGCGCATCGGCCAGCCGATTGAAGTGGCGATGACCGCACTGTTTCTGGCGACCGATGAGGCGCCCTTTATCAATGCCACCTGCCTGATGATCGATGGCGGGCGGTCGGTGATGTACCACGATTAA
- a CDS encoding GNAT family N-acetyltransferase, whose translation MTIEIRPAVPSDAAQILAFITELADYEKARHEVIASVVDIERSLFSEGATAHGLICLRDGLPIGFAVFFFSYSTWLGSNCLYLEDLYINPEQRGGGAGKKLLRHLAKIACDNGCGRFEWSVLDWNEPAIAFYKSIGAQPQEEWVRYRMEGDALRDFAQG comes from the coding sequence ATGACCATCGAGATTCGCCCCGCCGTGCCCAGCGATGCTGCGCAAATCCTGGCCTTCATCACCGAGCTTGCCGACTACGAAAAAGCTCGCCACGAGGTGATCGCCAGCGTGGTGGACATCGAGCGCAGCCTGTTCAGCGAAGGCGCCACGGCCCACGGCCTGATCTGCCTGCGGGACGGGTTGCCGATCGGTTTTGCGGTGTTCTTCTTCAGCTATTCCACCTGGCTCGGCAGCAACTGCCTGTACCTCGAAGACCTGTACATCAACCCGGAGCAGCGCGGCGGCGGGGCGGGCAAGAAACTGCTGCGCCACCTGGCGAAAATCGCCTGTGACAACGGTTGCGGGCGTTTCGAGTGGAGCGTGCTGGACTGGAACGAACCGGCCATCGCGTTCTACAAATCCATCGGCGCCCAGCCCCAGGAAGAATGGGTGCGCTACCGCATGGAAGGCGACGCACTGCGGGATTTTGCCCAGGGTTAA
- a CDS encoding HD domain-containing protein, translating to MPFTPLTDLAATLLPCALEPSEDGAHDLSHLQRVWHNVRSIQAEEGGELEVLLAAVLLHDCVAVEKNSPLRSKASKLAADKAGEILQGLKWQPGTIAAVTHAIETHSFSAGLTPLTLEAKIVQDADRLDSLGMIGVARTFYIAGRMGSGLYDPADPTARHREYDDKRFCLDHFQTKLLHLADGFQTPTGQHLARVRHERLKGFMDLFIEEIGTP from the coding sequence ATGCCCTTCACGCCACTGACCGACCTTGCCGCGACTTTATTGCCCTGTGCCCTTGAGCCTTCGGAAGATGGCGCCCACGACCTGTCCCACTTGCAACGCGTGTGGCACAACGTGCGGTCGATCCAGGCCGAGGAAGGCGGCGAACTTGAAGTGCTGCTGGCGGCGGTGCTGCTGCATGACTGCGTGGCGGTGGAGAAGAATTCGCCGTTGCGGTCCAAGGCATCGAAACTGGCGGCGGACAAGGCCGGGGAGATTTTGCAGGGATTGAAGTGGCAGCCCGGGACGATTGCAGCGGTGACCCACGCCATCGAGACTCACAGCTTTTCGGCGGGCCTGACGCCGCTGACCCTTGAGGCGAAGATTGTGCAGGACGCCGACCGTCTGGATTCCCTCGGCATGATCGGCGTGGCCCGCACGTTTTATATCGCCGGGCGCATGGGCAGCGGGCTGTATGACCCGGCAGACCCAACGGCAAGGCACCGCGAGTACGACGACAAGCGCTTTTGCCTCGACCATTTCCAGACCAAGCTTCTGCACCTGGCGGACGGGTTTCAGACCCCGACCGGGCAACACCTGGCGCGGGTTCGGCATGAGCGTCTGAAGGGATTCATGGACCTGTTTATCGAGGAAATCGGCACACCCTGA
- a CDS encoding MFS transporter gives MHSSPAVGGKLFGLFCLASYLLSLSYGSTFLLSLLIHSRGGNEHDAGSVISMAMLSTFVAVLVSGHLADLLGAARSIALLGVLLVVACLGFALAPGFGEGLMFFGLSLGLGWGVFYTLGPIIVAMLVEPAQRAKYFALLSGSMMTGIGSGPLLGRAASALDFSLTAAFHIAALASLVGVVIFWRLGAALSQHTAPVSKISWSATRKVLSSRAVFAIIMVGLGGCVFGGLSSFQTSYAAVHGLDYSLFFLGFMSAAITSRLLIASFVVKRDPYWAACVLSGLMLVSIFLFGFKVSSSFSYLLAAVTLGVGYGLTYSVINGLAANEAPAGTTSQALLLFSLAYFIGVFGFPLLAGKVIVEYGMPTLLMSVLAVALLNWLITVARLIWRRIASHKILQAT, from the coding sequence ATGCACTCCTCACCTGCGGTCGGCGGAAAACTGTTCGGCCTTTTCTGCCTCGCCAGCTACTTGCTTTCCCTGTCCTACGGCTCGACGTTTTTGCTGTCGCTGCTGATCCATTCCCGCGGCGGCAACGAACACGACGCCGGCAGCGTGATCTCCATGGCAATGCTCAGCACCTTTGTGGCGGTGTTGGTTTCCGGGCATCTGGCTGACCTGTTGGGGGCGGCCAGGTCGATCGCCCTGCTCGGTGTGCTGCTGGTGGTGGCGTGCCTGGGCTTTGCGCTGGCGCCGGGGTTTGGCGAAGGGCTGATGTTTTTTGGCTTGTCGCTGGGGTTGGGCTGGGGCGTGTTCTACACACTCGGGCCGATCATCGTGGCGATGCTGGTGGAGCCGGCGCAGCGTGCCAAATATTTCGCCCTGCTCTCGGGCAGCATGATGACCGGGATCGGCTCCGGGCCGCTGCTGGGTCGGGCGGCCAGTGCCCTGGATTTTTCCCTGACGGCAGCGTTCCACATCGCAGCACTGGCGAGCCTGGTCGGTGTGGTGATTTTCTGGCGGCTGGGTGCCGCACTCAGTCAGCACACCGCGCCGGTGTCGAAGATTTCCTGGTCGGCCACGCGCAAGGTGCTGTCGTCGAGGGCGGTGTTCGCGATCATCATGGTGGGCCTCGGCGGGTGCGTGTTTGGCGGGCTGTCGAGTTTCCAGACGAGCTACGCGGCGGTGCACGGGCTGGACTATTCGCTGTTCTTTCTGGGCTTTATGAGCGCGGCGATTACCAGCCGCCTGTTGATCGCCAGCTTCGTGGTCAAGCGTGATCCGTATTGGGCGGCCTGTGTGTTGTCCGGGTTGATGCTGGTGTCGATTTTCCTGTTCGGGTTCAAGGTCAGTAGCAGCTTCAGCTACCTGCTGGCGGCGGTCACCCTGGGCGTGGGTTATGGCCTGACGTATTCGGTGATCAATGGCCTGGCCGCCAACGAGGCACCGGCGGGCACCACGTCCCAGGCGTTGCTGCTGTTCAGCCTGGCGTACTTTATCGGGGTGTTCGGCTTCCCGCTGCTGGCGGGCAAGGTCATCGTCGAGTACGGCATGCCGACCCTGTTGATGAGCGTGCTGGCCGTGGCGTTGCTCAACTGGCTGATCACGGTGGCGCGATTGATCTGGCGGCGAATCGCGTCACACAAAATCTTACAAGCGACGTAA
- a CDS encoding class I SAM-dependent methyltransferase has translation MTQNIYDTDVFFEGYSKMGRSVEGLAGAPEWPALQAMLPLMSGLKVVDLGCGYGWFSRWAQEQGAEQVLGLDVSHKMLTRAEEMTSSSAITYAIADLEHLDLPAATFDLAYSSLAFHYIVDLKGLFARIHQALVPGGRLVFSIEHPIFMAPRQPGWLIDEQGRKSWPVDSYQLEGPRVTNWLAEGVIKQHRTLGTLLTLLIEAGFTLSHVNEWGPSEADLKARPALAEELERPMMLLVAAHR, from the coding sequence ATGACCCAGAACATCTACGACACCGACGTTTTCTTCGAGGGCTACAGCAAAATGGGCCGCTCGGTGGAAGGTCTCGCCGGCGCCCCGGAGTGGCCCGCGTTGCAGGCGATGCTGCCGCTCATGTCGGGGTTGAAAGTGGTGGACCTGGGTTGCGGCTACGGCTGGTTCAGCCGCTGGGCGCAGGAGCAGGGCGCCGAGCAGGTGCTGGGGCTGGATGTCTCGCACAAGATGCTGACGCGGGCGGAGGAGATGACGTCCTCGTCGGCCATCACCTACGCCATCGCCGACCTTGAACACCTCGACCTTCCTGCCGCTACCTTCGACCTGGCCTACAGCTCGCTGGCTTTCCATTACATCGTCGATCTGAAAGGCCTGTTCGCGCGCATCCATCAGGCGTTGGTGCCGGGCGGGCGGTTAGTGTTTTCCATCGAGCACCCGATCTTCATGGCGCCCCGGCAACCGGGCTGGCTGATTGATGAGCAAGGGCGCAAAAGCTGGCCGGTGGACAGCTATCAACTGGAAGGGCCGCGGGTCACCAACTGGTTGGCGGAGGGCGTGATCAAGCAGCACCGCACGTTGGGCACGTTGCTGACGCTGTTGATCGAGGCGGGTTTTACCTTGAGCCATGTGAACGAGTGGGGCCCGAGCGAGGCGGACCTGAAGGCCCGCCCGGCACTGGCCGAAGAGCTGGAACGACCGATGATGCTATTGGTCGCCGCTCACCGCTGA
- a CDS encoding PfkB family carbohydrate kinase: protein MSRLLHSGQVIVDLVMSLDTLPATGGDVLANSASFEAGGGFNVMAAARRNGLPVVYLGRHGTGRFGDLARAAMQAEGIEMALAASDDKDTGLCVSLTEATTERTFISHIGAEGDLLAQDLANAVPHADDYVYVSGYSLLLEGKAQALLDWLLALPRQITVVFDPGPLVKAPDSALMVALLPRIDIWTSNGPEALAFTGASDLAGALLKLNEHLPANTLLVVRDGPNGCWVSRNGQAEHVPGFKVKAVDSNGAGDAHAGVFVAGLANGLAPAVAARRANAAAALAVTRWGPATSPGTAEVDALLSAG from the coding sequence ATGTCTAGATTGCTGCACAGCGGCCAGGTCATCGTTGACCTGGTCATGTCCCTCGACACGTTGCCTGCCACTGGCGGCGATGTATTGGCCAATTCCGCCAGCTTCGAAGCCGGCGGCGGCTTCAACGTGATGGCCGCCGCTCGGCGCAACGGCTTGCCGGTGGTCTATCTGGGCCGCCATGGCACCGGTCGCTTCGGCGACCTGGCGCGCGCGGCGATGCAGGCCGAGGGCATTGAAATGGCCCTGGCCGCCAGCGACGACAAGGACACCGGCCTGTGTGTGTCCCTGACCGAAGCCACCACCGAGCGCACCTTCATTTCCCATATCGGCGCCGAAGGTGACTTGCTGGCGCAAGACCTGGCGAATGCCGTGCCCCACGCCGACGACTATGTGTACGTCAGCGGCTACAGCTTGCTGCTGGAGGGCAAGGCCCAGGCGTTGCTCGATTGGCTATTGGCATTGCCGCGCCAGATCACGGTGGTGTTCGACCCGGGCCCGCTGGTCAAGGCGCCGGACTCGGCTTTGATGGTCGCTTTGTTGCCGCGCATCGACATCTGGACCAGCAACGGCCCGGAAGCCCTGGCATTCACCGGCGCCAGCGATCTTGCAGGCGCATTGCTCAAGCTCAACGAGCACCTGCCCGCCAACACCTTGCTGGTGGTACGCGACGGGCCGAATGGCTGCTGGGTCAGCCGTAACGGTCAGGCCGAGCATGTGCCGGGGTTCAAGGTCAAGGCGGTGGACAGCAACGGCGCGGGCGACGCCCACGCCGGGGTGTTTGTCGCAGGCCTGGCGAATGGCCTGGCGCCGGCGGTGGCCGCGCGTCGCGCGAATGCGGCGGCGGCACTCGCCGTCACGCGCTGGGGCCCGGCGACCTCACCGGGTACGGCAGAAGTGGATGCGTTGTTGAGCGCGGGCTGA
- a CDS encoding purine-cytosine permease family protein: protein MSTSSSGQSAGQLETRGIEPVPEGECNGHPLQLFWVWFAANISILGLPLGATLVAFRGLAIWQAIIVAILGAAGSFAVVGIISIAGRRGRAPSLTLSRAIFGVRGNIGPTLVSLMSRLGWETVNTTTAAFVLLSLCSILFNSPVAAKSAPVLTLLFIGLFVLLTLAVSGLGHATLLVIQKWATYVFGALNILVGGFLCATIDWSAVFNATPAPMSAMIIGIGTMAAGTGIGWANAGADMSRYQHRSVKAVRLVASAAFGAGIPLVLLITLGGLLSVGNNDLASATDPIIAIRDMLPTWMAVPYLITAFGGLLLSNNLSVYSAGLTTLTLGLKVKRVHAVIVDIVAIFAGSIYFMLIADSFYGPFITFISLLAVPITAWVGIFVVDLIHRHYYSPKDLLDVTPSSAYWYRGGVEWRAFGAWAIAIVLGFSFTTIGTTAENIWFAGPLSDSWLGHNGLGWIVTFLVAGGIYAVLGGAADRRPALVESANV, encoded by the coding sequence ATGAGTACGTCCTCTTCCGGCCAAAGCGCCGGGCAATTGGAAACACGCGGCATCGAGCCGGTCCCGGAAGGCGAGTGCAACGGCCATCCGCTGCAACTGTTCTGGGTCTGGTTTGCGGCCAACATCAGCATTCTCGGTTTGCCCTTGGGCGCGACCCTCGTGGCGTTTCGCGGCCTGGCGATCTGGCAGGCGATCATCGTCGCGATCCTCGGCGCCGCCGGCTCGTTTGCGGTGGTGGGCATCATCTCCATCGCCGGCCGTCGTGGCCGTGCGCCGAGCCTGACCCTGTCCCGGGCGATCTTCGGCGTGCGCGGCAATATCGGCCCTACGCTGGTGTCGCTGATGTCACGCCTGGGCTGGGAAACCGTGAACACCACCACCGCCGCATTCGTGCTGCTGTCGTTGTGCTCGATCCTGTTCAACTCGCCGGTTGCGGCCAAAAGTGCACCGGTACTGACCCTGCTGTTCATCGGCCTCTTCGTGCTGCTGACCCTGGCCGTCTCCGGCCTGGGCCATGCCACCTTGCTGGTGATCCAGAAGTGGGCCACCTACGTGTTCGGCGCACTGAATATCCTGGTGGGCGGTTTCCTTTGCGCCACCATCGACTGGAGTGCGGTGTTCAACGCCACGCCTGCACCGATGAGCGCGATGATCATCGGCATCGGCACCATGGCGGCCGGTACCGGTATCGGCTGGGCCAACGCCGGTGCCGATATGTCGCGCTACCAGCATCGCAGCGTCAAGGCCGTGCGCCTGGTGGCGTCGGCCGCCTTTGGTGCGGGGATTCCGCTGGTGCTGTTGATCACCCTCGGCGGCCTGCTGTCGGTGGGCAACAACGACCTGGCGTCGGCCACCGACCCGATCATCGCGATCCGCGACATGCTGCCGACCTGGATGGCGGTGCCGTACCTGATCACCGCGTTTGGCGGGCTGCTGTTGTCGAATAACCTGTCGGTGTACTCGGCCGGTCTCACCACCTTGACCCTCGGTTTGAAGGTCAAGCGTGTGCACGCGGTGATCGTCGACATCGTCGCGATCTTCGCCGGCTCGATCTACTTCATGCTGATCGCCGACAGCTTCTACGGCCCGTTCATCACGTTCATCTCGTTGCTGGCCGTACCGATCACCGCCTGGGTCGGGATCTTTGTGGTCGACCTGATTCATCGCCACTACTACAGCCCCAAAGACCTGCTCGACGTGACGCCAAGCAGTGCCTACTGGTACCGCGGCGGGGTTGAGTGGCGCGCATTTGGCGCCTGGGCGATTGCGATTGTGCTGGGCTTCAGCTTCACCACCATCGGCACCACGGCCGAGAACATCTGGTTCGCCGGGCCGCTGTCCGATTCCTGGCTGGGCCACAACGGCCTGGGCTGGATCGTCACCTTCCTGGTGGCCGGCGGGATTTATGCGGTACTGGGTGGCGCGGCTGATCGTCGCCCGGCTTTGGTAGAGAGCGCTAATGTCTAG
- a CDS encoding ADP-ribosylglycohydrolase family protein, with protein MTATTRALGAFYGLALGDALGMPTQSLSREQVKARFGAITALEDADADQPIAPNMPKGSITDDTEQAILVGQLLVDGQGKIEPTELAQRLIDWEAVMRAKGSQDLLGPSTKRAIDMILAGHTPEESGRYGTTNGAAMRITPVGIAADVNDPAQFIQAVIQACQVTHNTNLGISSAAAVAAVVSAGINGVDLGEALNIGTQIAQQAENHGHWIAGGRIATRISWARTLSVDSGDTALFTDLLYELIGTSVASQESVVVSFALAQQVAVGEVNAFEALCMAASLGGDTDTIAAILGAMLGACLGMQCWPEAMIEQVKQVNGLDLQPLVQGLLELR; from the coding sequence ATGACCGCCACTACCCGTGCCCTCGGCGCCTTCTACGGCCTGGCCCTGGGCGATGCATTGGGCATGCCCACCCAGTCCCTGAGCCGCGAGCAGGTCAAGGCGCGTTTCGGCGCGATCACCGCCCTGGAAGATGCCGACGCCGATCAGCCGATCGCGCCGAACATGCCCAAGGGCTCGATCACCGATGACACCGAACAGGCGATCCTCGTCGGCCAGTTGCTGGTCGACGGGCAGGGAAAGATTGAACCCACCGAACTCGCTCAGCGCCTGATCGACTGGGAAGCGGTGATGCGCGCCAAGGGTTCCCAGGATTTGCTGGGCCCCTCGACTAAACGCGCGATCGACATGATCCTGGCTGGCCACACGCCGGAAGAGTCCGGGCGCTACGGCACCACCAACGGCGCCGCGATGCGCATCACCCCGGTGGGCATCGCGGCCGACGTCAACGACCCGGCGCAGTTCATCCAGGCGGTGATCCAGGCGTGCCAGGTCACCCACAACACCAACCTGGGCATTTCCAGCGCCGCAGCGGTGGCGGCGGTGGTGTCTGCCGGGATCAACGGTGTCGATCTGGGCGAAGCGCTGAACATTGGCACCCAGATCGCCCAGCAAGCGGAAAACCACGGCCACTGGATTGCCGGCGGGCGCATCGCCACCCGCATCAGTTGGGCCCGCACCTTGAGCGTCGACAGCGGCGACACGGCCCTGTTTACCGATTTGCTCTACGAATTGATCGGCACCTCCGTCGCGTCCCAGGAATCGGTGGTGGTGTCGTTTGCCCTCGCGCAGCAAGTCGCGGTGGGTGAAGTGAACGCCTTCGAGGCCCTGTGCATGGCCGCCAGCCTGGGTGGCGACACCGACACCATCGCTGCGATTCTCGGCGCGATGCTCGGCGCGTGCCTGGGGATGCAGTGCTGGCCTGAGGCGATGATCGAGCAGGTCAAACAGGTGAATGGCCTGGACCTGCAACCCTTGGTCCAAGGCCTGCTCGAGCTGCGCTGA
- a CDS encoding GntR family transcriptional regulator produces MIRHVRFDKKKRVVDELIRRIEGGVMADGVLLPGEHQLAEEFSVSRGTLREALAELKRRSYIATQSGVGSIVTFDGMVLDQRSGWAQALADTGAVVTSEILRLEAVTRPDLLSSHGTDQFIALDRRRRAADGTFVSLERSLMPASGGLESLPHVGLIDNSLTITLAAYGFVGATGSQWIGAEPLNEEDAQLLGRPVGTVFLKALRTTYDRQDRFMESVESLLDPLHFRLHLQFGTPT; encoded by the coding sequence ATGATTAGACATGTCCGATTTGATAAGAAAAAACGCGTCGTCGACGAGCTGATCCGCCGGATTGAGGGTGGAGTGATGGCCGACGGTGTCCTGCTGCCGGGTGAGCATCAGTTGGCCGAAGAGTTTTCCGTCAGCCGTGGCACCCTGCGTGAAGCACTGGCCGAGCTCAAGCGCCGCAGCTACATCGCCACCCAAAGCGGCGTCGGCTCCATCGTCACCTTCGACGGCATGGTGCTGGACCAGCGCAGCGGCTGGGCCCAGGCCCTGGCTGACACTGGTGCGGTGGTGACCTCCGAAATCCTGCGCCTGGAAGCGGTCACCCGGCCAGACCTGCTCAGCAGTCACGGCACTGACCAATTCATCGCCCTCGACCGCCGCCGTCGCGCCGCCGACGGCACGTTCGTGTCCCTGGAGCGCTCGCTGATGCCGGCCTCCGGTGGCCTGGAAAGCCTGCCGCACGTCGGCTTGATCGATAACTCCCTGACCATCACCCTGGCGGCTTACGGCTTCGTCGGCGCCACCGGCAGCCAATGGATCGGTGCCGAGCCTCTGAACGAAGAAGACGCCCAATTGCTGGGCCGCCCGGTGGGCACGGTGTTTCTCAAGGCCCTGCGCACCACCTACGACCGGCAGGACCGGTTCATGGAATCCGTCGAAAGCCTGCTCGACCCTCTGCATTTTCGCCTGCACCTTCAATTTGGAACACCGACATGA
- a CDS encoding DUF1285 domain-containing protein — MTDSAKANELLAQLPKGKGPAPVHLWNPTFCGDIDMRIARDGTWFYMGTPIGRKPMVKLFSNIIRRDGDDYFLITPVEKVGIKVDDAPFVAVTLEVEGQGESQVLRFTTNVDEQVEAGIEHPLRVVIDPDTQEPSPYVRVRTNLEALVHRNAFYQLVELAVTRPINGKNWLGVWSGGVFFPIGLEP; from the coding sequence ATGACCGATTCGGCCAAGGCCAATGAGTTGTTGGCGCAATTGCCCAAGGGCAAGGGGCCCGCGCCGGTGCATCTGTGGAACCCGACGTTTTGCGGCGATATCGACATGCGCATCGCCCGCGACGGCACCTGGTTCTACATGGGCACACCGATTGGCCGCAAGCCGATGGTCAAGCTGTTCTCCAATATCATCCGCCGCGATGGCGATGATTATTTCCTGATCACGCCGGTGGAAAAGGTCGGGATCAAGGTCGATGATGCGCCCTTTGTCGCCGTCACCCTGGAAGTCGAAGGGCAGGGCGAAAGCCAGGTCCTGCGCTTTACCACCAACGTGGATGAACAGGTCGAGGCCGGTATCGAGCATCCGCTGCGAGTGGTGATAGACCCGGACACCCAGGAACCCTCGCCGTATGTGCGGGTGCGTACCAACCTCGAAGCCCTGGTTCACCGCAACGCGTTCTATCAGTTGGTGGAGCTGGCGGTGACCCGTCCGATCAACGGTAAGAACTGGCTTGGCGTCTGGAGCGGCGGGGTATTTTTCCCCATCGGCCTGGAACCCTGA
- a CDS encoding DUF4823 domain-containing protein has protein sequence MRSLVLVLASLALGGCMTVSDMAEGTRYQMSDAGLLDHSDTRRVNSVRIQPDSFVFIAQGAFTPPGSAYPRPNVVAEEAFNGFVEYFPMVRRARKPEGLEQAMSEARAAGAHYLLYCRFAQADDRIGNADEWSDQEAVDRLGIDTGTIQVMLIETSTQYLIDTVRIRSRGGLLTFHDNKPEDLIGKPLAHYARSLLGMSDQ, from the coding sequence ATGCGTAGTCTGGTTTTGGTGCTGGCGTCACTCGCGCTGGGTGGCTGCATGACCGTCAGTGATATGGCCGAAGGCACGCGCTATCAGATGAGCGATGCCGGCCTGCTGGACCACAGCGATACCCGCCGCGTCAATTCGGTTCGCATACAACCGGACTCCTTCGTCTTCATCGCCCAGGGCGCATTTACCCCGCCGGGCAGCGCGTATCCGCGGCCTAACGTGGTGGCCGAGGAAGCGTTCAATGGATTTGTCGAATATTTCCCGATGGTCCGCCGCGCCCGCAAGCCCGAAGGCCTGGAACAGGCGATGTCGGAAGCCCGCGCGGCCGGCGCGCATTACCTGCTGTACTGCCGTTTCGCCCAGGCGGATGACCGTATCGGCAACGCTGATGAATGGTCTGACCAGGAGGCGGTGGATCGCCTGGGTATCGACACCGGGACCATCCAGGTCATGTTGATCGAGACCAGCACCCAGTATTTGATTGATACTGTGCGGATTCGCAGTCGTGGCGGTTTACTGACGTTCCACGACAACAAGCCTGAAGATCTGATCGGCAAGCCCCTGGCGCACTACGCGCGCAGCCTGTTGGGCATGAGCGATCAGTAA
- a CDS encoding GTP 3',8-cyclase MoaA → MIVDRQGRRFRNLRISLTSACNYACTYCVPNGKRLVAAQDELSAEAMARGVEYLIEAAGIERLRITGGEPLVSPKLEAFMGAVGQMGLSDISLTTNGQLLARKLPLLVDAGIRRINVSLDTLDANAFRSIARGGDLATVLDGMDQASAAGIKIKVNMVPLRGQNLDQVMPLLDYCLERGYELRFIELMRMGHLATDSNAFLQQFVSLQQLLSLIGEHHEYLQANAPVDATAVRYEVPGKGFFGVIANESVPFCRTCSRLRLSSTGWLHGCLSSSNRHYVGDLLDKPRHQALPALQRLLVKALGDKQEVAFSGGATIMKIIGG, encoded by the coding sequence ATGATCGTTGATCGTCAAGGCAGGCGATTCCGCAATTTGCGGATCAGCCTGACCTCAGCCTGCAATTACGCCTGTACCTACTGCGTGCCCAACGGCAAGCGGCTGGTGGCTGCGCAGGATGAACTCTCGGCTGAGGCGATGGCGCGTGGCGTCGAGTACCTGATCGAGGCCGCGGGCATCGAGCGCCTGCGCATTACCGGTGGCGAACCACTGGTCAGCCCCAAGCTGGAAGCCTTCATGGGCGCGGTGGGGCAGATGGGCCTGAGTGACATCAGCCTGACCACCAACGGCCAACTGCTGGCGCGCAAATTGCCGCTGCTGGTGGACGCCGGGATTCGCCGGATCAACGTGTCCCTCGACACCCTGGACGCCAACGCCTTCCGCAGCATCGCCCGGGGTGGCGATCTGGCCACCGTGCTTGATGGCATGGACCAGGCCAGCGCCGCCGGCATCAAGATCAAGGTCAACATGGTGCCGTTGCGCGGCCAGAACCTCGACCAGGTGATGCCGCTGCTCGACTATTGCCTGGAGCGTGGTTACGAGCTGCGCTTTATCGAATTGATGCGCATGGGCCACCTGGCCACCGATTCCAACGCGTTCCTGCAGCAGTTCGTCAGCCTCCAGCAATTGCTCAGCCTGATAGGGGAGCATCATGAATACCTGCAAGCCAATGCCCCGGTGGACGCCACCGCCGTTCGCTACGAAGTGCCCGGCAAGGGTTTCTTTGGCGTCATCGCCAATGAAAGCGTGCCGTTCTGCCGGACCTGCTCGCGCTTGCGCCTGTCGTCCACCGGCTGGTTGCATGGCTGCCTGTCGTCGAGCAACCGCCACTACGTCGGCGACCTGCTGGACAAACCCCGCCACCAGGCCCTGCCGGCCTTGCAGCGCTTGCTGGTCAAAGCCCTGGGCGACAAGCAGGAAGTGGCATTCTCCGGCGGCGCCACCATCATGAAGATCATCGGCGGCTAG